A single region of the Podospora pseudopauciseta strain CBS 411.78 chromosome 1, whole genome shotgun sequence genome encodes:
- the ETR1 gene encoding mitochondrial 2-enoyl thioester reductase (COG:C; COG:K; EggNog:ENOG503NTWX), with protein MAAPRLTTKALRLPTSKLLRPALTTATPRAAPTLTQKRHLTGPYGYHQSKALTFSSFGEPIDVLSLHTHSISPTLPSGSVLVRTLAAPVNPADVNTIQGTYGSKPPFTTLLGTAQPSAVPGNEACFEVLSVGQGVKGLEKGDWVIPAKTGFGTFRTHALVEEAEGKLMRVEREGLTPVQVATVSVNPCSAYRMLKDYVDLVGLSMRWYREGKDVSGGAWFLQNGANSGVGRAAVQFGRLWGLRSINVVRERETPEETEKLKEELTGLGANVVLTEQEFLDRSFRDRLGELTKGGKEPLLLGMNCVGGKSASAVVKALSPKGCMVTYGGMSRQSFPFPTGPQIFKRLRFEGFWLSEWGKENPEGRKKMIEDILNLMREGKFKESPVQEVEWNWETEEKTLKEAVQGTLGGFRSGKGVFVFGET; from the coding sequence ATGGCAGCCCCCCGCCTAACAACCAAggccctccgcctccccaccAGCAAACTCCTCCGTCCGGCTCTCACCACGGCCACTCCCCGAGCGGCCCCTACCCTCACCCAAAAACGCCACCTCACCGGCCCCTACGGCTACCACCAATCCAAAgccctcaccttctcctcctttggCGAACCTATTGATGTCTTGTCGCTGCACACGcactccatctcccccaccctcccctccggcTCCGTCTTGGTCCGCACCCTCGCAGCACCAGTAAACCCAGCAGACGTCAACACCATCCAGGGCACCTACGGCTCCAAgccccccttcaccaccctcctcggcacCGCCCAACCGTCCGCAGTACCGGGGAATGAGGCCTGCTTCGAGGTCCTGTCTGTCGGGCAGGGAGTGAAGGGtctggagaagggggatTGGGTTATCCCTGCCAAGACGGGGTTTGGAACCTTTAGGACTCATGCTttggttgaggaggcggaggggaaACTGATGAGGGtcgagagggagggtttgaCGCCCGTTCAGGTGGCGACGGTGTCGGTGAATCCGTGCAGTGCGTATCGGATGCTGAAGGACTATGTCGATCTGGTTGGTCTCAGCATGCGGTGGTATCGCGAGGGGAAAGACGTCTCCGGGGGGGCGTGGTTTCTCCAAAACGGGGCGAATTCTGGGGTGGGCAGGGCGGCGGTTCAGtttgggaggttgtgggggttgaggagtATCAACGTCGTTCGGGAAAGGGAGACACCTGAAGAGAcggagaagctcaaggaggaGCTCACCGGGTTGGGAGCCAATGTTGTTCTGACCGAGCAGGAGTTCTTGGACAGGAGTTTTAGGGATCGACTTGGGGAGCTGActaagggggggaaggagccgttgttgttggggatgAACTGTGTTGGGGGGAAGTCGGCGAGTGCTGTGGTGAAGGCGCTGAGTCCGAAGGGGTGCATGGTTACGTATGGCGGGATGAGCAGACAAAGTTTCCCGTTCCCGACTGGGCCGCAGATCTTCAAGAGGTTGAGGTTTGAAGGCTTTTGGTTGAGTGAGTGGGGTAAGGAGAACCCAGAGggcaggaagaagatgattgAGGATATTTTGAACTTGATGAGGGAGGGTAAGTTCAAGGAGAGCCCGGTGCAGGAGGTGGAGTGGAACtgggagacggaggagaagaCGCTCAAGGAGGCGGTTCAGGGGACCCTGGGCGGGTTTAGGAGTGGGAAgggtgtttttgtttttggggagACGTAA
- a CDS encoding hypothetical protein (EggNog:ENOG503P7D3) codes for MSSSASRPVADQSNSTALAITTGARTIPTLPFGKQLAHSFTFNIFNLLWARPVSEDKPDMPSKKDTAAAAKPANGTATRRFELPALDLKLGALTDGTDIPPPLPSPIREEAVPTPPDTPKEAVKSNGTTTAAAAAAVAAAAPVPPIATIAGVKRPAEDNPASPTLSARPGSIRRLFSRGLLNSAYVEGEGVEASKRTSRPPSRGASSVADSRKVKRSSGWFSRFRSDKTPLSPPATDEKKPTGPPPPMIPELTELKSSDDAKDEDGFGTDLFKDIK; via the coding sequence ATGTCTAGTAGTGCGAGTCGCCCCGTAGCGGACCAATCCAATTCGACTGCCCTCGCCATTACCACTGGCGCTCGGACGATCCCAACCCTGCCATTCGGTAAACAACTTGCCCACTCGTTCACCTTTAACATATTCAACCTGCTCTGGGCGAGACCCGTCTCCGAAGACAAACCCGACATGCCGTCAAAGAAGGAcaccgccgctgctgcgAAGCCTGCGAATGGCACTGCAACCAGGCGCTTTGAGCTTCCAGCCCTCGACCTGAAGTTAGGCGCGCTGACCGACGGAACGGACATCCCTCCGCCCCTCCCTTCGCCGATACGAGAGGAGGCCGTCCCCACGCCGCCAGACACCCCGAAAGAGGCCGTCAAGTCGAATGGCACCACAacggccgccgccgccgctgctgttgctgctgcggctcCTGTCCCACCCATCGCGACTATTGCCGGTGTAAAACGCCCGGCCGAAGACAATCCCGCCTCCCCAACCTTGTCGGCGCGACCCGGAAGCATTCGCCGCCTCTTTAGCCGCGGGCTTTTGAACTCGGCCTatgtggagggagagggagtggaaGCGAGCAAAAGGACATCGCGGCCTCCTAGCAGGGGTGCCAGCAGTGTGGCCGATTCTCGGAAAGTGAAGCGGTCGAGTGGCTGGTTTAGCAGATTCCGGAGCGACAAAACTCCACTTTCTCCGCCCGCGACAGACGAGAAGAAGCCCACCGGGCCGCCGCCACCAATGATCCCGGAACTGACGGAGCTCAAGTCGAGCGACGACGCcaaggacgaggatggcTTTGGCACCGATCTGTTCAAGGACATCAAATAA
- a CDS encoding hypothetical protein (COG:O; EggNog:ENOG503P1WC), which translates to MALPKRIQKETERLMAEPVPGISAIPHEDNLRYFDVEIHGPSSSPYEGGVFKLELFLPDDYPMTPPKIRFLTKIFHPNVDKLGRICLDVLKNNWSPALQIRTILLSIQALLGAPNPDDPLAADVAKSWKEDEKAAIATAKQWTQQYAVPK; encoded by the exons ATGGCTCTCCCCAAGAGAATTCAAAAAGAGACCGAGCGCCTCATGGCGGAGCC TGTCCCAGGCATCAGCGCCATTCCCCACGAAGACAACCTACGGTACTTTGACGTCGAGATCCATGGtccttcatcttctccaTATGAGG GCGGCGTCTTCAAGCTTGAGCTCTTTCTCCCGGACGACTACCCTATGACACCCCCCAAGATTCGCTTCCTTACCAAGATCTTCCACCCCAACGTTGACAAGCTCGGTCGTATCTGTCTTGATGTGCTGAAGA ACAATTGGTCACCTGCTCTGCAAATCCGAACAATTCTCCTTTCGATTCAAGCCCTCCTCGGTGCCCCGAACCCCGACGATccgcttgctgctgatgttgcCAAGAGCTGGAAAGAGGACGAGAAAGCAGCTATTGCGACGGCGAAGCAGTGGACTCAGCAATACGCCGTCCCGAAATAG
- a CDS encoding hypothetical protein (COG:S; EggNog:ENOG503NX47) has protein sequence MPFSFDRLSQPPEHEKVVKSAFDSETFDAVGTIHVDGLVGSATISPSGRDVALASPKGLTIIDLDSPWSPPRRLSSHGLPWLVVDVQWSPFAAREFWVASTANHRCLVWNLNKRDDSSSGAVEHSLQAHSRAITDINFSAHHPDSLATCAVDGYVHCWDLRRPRSPALTFCDWFAGATQVKYSRQDPNVLASAHDRYLHIWDQRKTAEPLTTIIAHTSKIYGIDWNRTKPTCIVTCSLDKSIKFWDYADEDDALQRVVRTDFPVWRARHTPFGSGLLAMPQNEPGNLYLYDRRPKPTDPVDGAVEPVYVFPGHGDYKVKEFLWRSRGSVNDGIDDREFQLVSWGEDNELRLQKVEAPILKSAGYERGTPLMENLILTRKGATYKTFRTVDDADQGDRRTPTMSHPRPRTRSRLRPSALSMAFHTRARLIGPSWRATSMKSKSNSRKTADKSELQIGWMRGITISKRRSGSEMRPDSPDSRMFGHAFDSEWWGPETIQDEFLRISSRLPNVEWENIDMDSLTLKASLKGPWGVDEATIFIKVKVDIPPSYPESKAPRFYIEKSSFMPEETHKKLQHELQELSIRFLERKENCLFVAFTYLLGEVDLETSTTYFKNVRDLDDMDGLADESSSEDDESGIPAGGSAFMSEELSSSSELDPTATLAPAKRPNIPPPPRLCGARFFSDGELVCFFPTKEERQNTLFTIVAPDVSSNKQKGESAFDTFGRLSQDSSAPKHLFNDETSATDDQSEYSDSTESTSSTDSEPITMHKLRLWYQPGRYFRKPLSTNDSVRSSGGGTGTGTGTGTGTSQRRPGKPKNVVSIHDFRAYLPSKREFAEEYAIFGHGPEVCNHNAAVAHKYGYLDLATIWKYAALLLRRDVPLEVQYSREQSVLVIARESVSRSNRKKKAGLAGRVKWGCHPLARDLVDRLFDYFEKIADIQMLAMLACIFGDSFEEDGVAYAEARLTQPETPLAMKAPSFSLEYFPTHPDFWSMKYRSRGNSAVGTSRIANTPAGHSGSQASGDAKVQAGFGTHSYSRRETLPKLTPGQAREARQTQSLSTSPNTRSFYKPNSTVASIAASLPRTLAGMVSASPPDRPVRKRPSPAETILSSFAPSAITWGSSTVFRAKAAAPKTAPGTVRTSQSNDGRVKRSFYSMVPIAVSCVPEDQGLFDDDGWMPTSLIEPQRRELYTHYRYSYAELLQTWGQSLSRLEILKFNVLKDERLYNNNNNWNSNDSDCTDLDPTPRGSRHYPTGASSPVMGFGGRHELFQNLLATGRGLDVTGLCRIHEIQLDPVEYHRPANGHVGGAVGICPRCFPESAYGSKIPQTQLRCVYCLEPVASVYSPCLSCGCVCHASCRADWHAMGETECPAGDECNCVEDAFNGQVESWSALQAAISHFPPVPSPVSSPPQAHPPTRVMTTSERTIASLKKAVGVGSSSSASLPARSRRKSAPTELSKFQLKTGIPPPSQPLPPGRPNLRRMQTNTGSSYAQNSEDETSYPSPAHLDRESGKDWEHIVSIPSVTITRASNNGSSGGSSVASTATTGSGFLAGAMNMGYSMGFGGYGSKPPVQGDEPISAARLSLGNRLMRSLQGAGSSVRGGGGEVRDGGSVRSQQQQQQQQGEEGGSGISAFARRKSGSVIWKNS, from the exons ATGCCTTTCTCCTTTGATCGATTATCCCAGCCTCCAGAGCATGAGAAGGTTGTCAAGTCGGCTTTTGACAGCGAAACGTTTGATGCAGTTGGCACAATTCATGTGGATGGCCTGGTAGGCTCGGCAACCATCTCGCCGTCGGGGCGAGATGTGGCCCTTGCATC ACCCAAAGGCCTCACCATCATTGATCTCGATTCTCCATGGAGCCCTCCTCGTCGGCTGAGTAGCCACGGTCTGCCATGGCTTGTGGTTGACGTCCAGTGGTCTCCCTTTGCCGCTCGCGAATTCTGGGTTGCGTCAACAGCAAATCACCGATGTCTGGTCTGGAACCTGAACAAGCGCGATGACTCGTCATCTGGGGCCGTTGAACATTCCCTCCAAGCCCACAGCAGAGCCATCACCGATATCAACTTTTCGGCCCATCATCCCGATTCTCTTGCGACGTGTGCCGTGGATGGCTATGTTCACTGTTGGGACTTGCGGAGACCAAGATCTCCTGCCTTGACGTTTTGTGACTGGTTTGCTGGTGCGACACAGGTCAAGTACAGTCGTCAGGATCCCAACGTCCTCGCTTCCGCCCACGACCGCTATCTTCATATTTGGGACCAAAGAAAGACTGCGGAACCCTTGACAACCATCATCGCACATACTTCCAAGATTTATGGCATTGATTGGAACCGTACCAAACCGACCTGCATAGTCACTTGCTCACTGGATAAGAGCATCAAGTTTTGGGACTACGCCGATGAGGACGACGCGCTCCAGAGAGTCGTTCGCACTGATTTTCCAGTATGGCGGGCACGTCACACTCCTTTTGGCTCCGGATTGTTGGCTATGCCACAGAATGAACCAGGCAATCTATATCTATACGACCGACGCCCGAAGCCCACAGATCCGGTTGACGGTGCCGTTGAACCTGTTTATGTCTTCCCTGGTCATGGCGATTACAAAGTCAAGGAGTTCCTTTGGCGAAGTCGAGGAAGCGTGAATGATGGGATCGATGACCGCGAGTTTCAGCTTGTTTCATGGGGGGAGGACAATGAGCTGCGGCTTCAAAAGGTCGAGGCGCCGATTTTGAAGTCCGCCGGCTATGAACGGGGGACCCCTTTGATGGAGAACCTCATTCTCACTCGGAAGGGCGCGACTTACAAAACATTCCGTACAGTTGACGACGCCGATCAGGGAGATCGCAGGACCCCCACGATGAGCCACCCTCGCCCGCGAACGCGCAGCCGCTTGCGCCCAAGTGCCCTGAGCATGGCTTTTCATACCCGTGCTCGTCTGATCGGTCCTTCGTGGAGGGCTACATCCATGAAGAGCAAGTCAAACTCGAGGAAGACTGCGGACAAGAGTGAGCTTCAAATCGGCTGGATGAGAGGCATCACAATATCAAAGAGAAGATCCGGCTCAGAAATGAGACCAGACTCTCCAGATTCCAGAATGTTTGGCCACGCATTTGACAGTGAGTGGTGGGGGCCCGAAACGATACAGGATGAGTTTCTCCGGATCAGTAGTCGGCTGCCAAACGTGGAATGGGAAAATATCGACATGGACTCTTTGACGCTGAAGGCTTCCCTGAAAGGGCCATGGGGCGTGGATGAGGCGACCATCTTCATCAAGGTCAAAGTTGACATTCCGCCCAGTTATCCCGAGAGCAAAGCGCCGAGGTTCTACATTGAAAAGTCATCGTTCATGCCCGAGGAGACCCACAAGAAGCTTCAACATGAACTTCAGGAACTCTCCATCCGCTTCTtggaaagaaaggaaaacTGTCTCTTTGTTGCCTTCACGTATCTACTGGGCGAGGTTGACCTTGAGACCAGCACAACATACTTCAAGAATGTTCGGGATCTGGACGACATGGATGGTTTGGCTGATGAGAGCTCTAGTGAAGACGACGAGAGTGGCATTCCTGCCGGTGGCTCTGCGTTCATGTCAGAAGAGCTCAGTAGCAGTAGTGAATTGGATCCTACAGCAACACTAGCCCCAGCCAAACGCCCTAATATACCCCCGCCACCGAGACTATGTGGTGCGAGATTTTTCAGTGATGGGGAACTGGTTTGCTTCTTTCCCACCAAGGAAGAGAGGCAAAACACATTGTTCACTATAGTTGCCCCAGATGTCTCTAGTAACAAGCAGAAAGGGGAGTCCGCATTTGACACCTTTGGACGGCTTTCACAGGACTCATCGGCGCCCAAACATCTATTCAACGACGAGACATCGGCAACTGATGACCAGTCGGAATATTCTGATAGCACAGAGTCAACGTCATCGACAGACTCGGAGCCAATAACAATGCACAAGCTCCGTCTCTGGTATCAGCCTGGGAGATATTTCCGCAAGCCCCTCAGCACCAACGATTCGGTGCGGTCCAGCGGAGGTGGTACCGGCACTGGGACTGGAACCGGCACAGGAACCAGTCAGAGAAGACCAGGCAAGCCGAAAAACGTTGTTTCTATTCACGACTTCCGAGCCTACCTACCATCCAAGAGAGAGTTCGCCGAGGAGTATGCTATATTTGGTCACGGTCCTGAGGTGTGTAATCACAACGCTGCGGTGGCACACAAGTATGGCTACTTGGACCTGGCCACCATCTGGAAATATGCCGCTCTTCTACTGCGAAGAGATGTTCCGCTCGAGGTCCAGTACAGCAGAGAACAGTCTGTATTGGTCATCGCCAGAGAATCTGTGTCTCGCTCCAATcggaaaaaaaaggcgggTTTAGCCGGTCGTGTGAAATGGGGTTGTCATCCACTCGCTCGCGACTTGGTCGACCGCCTGTTCGACTATTTTGAGAAGATAGCTGATATCCAGATGCTGGCTATGCTTGCCTGCATCTTCGGAGACTCatttgaggaagatggagtGGCATACGCCGAAGCTCGCCTGACCCAGCCGGAAACACCTCTTGCTATGAAGGCGCCATCATTTTCGCTGGAATATTTCCCTACACATCCTGATTTTTGGAGTATGAAATACAGAAGCCGGGGAAACTCGGCTGTTGGGACTTCCAGAATAGCGAACACACCTGCCGGCCACTCGGGCTCTCAGGCGTCAGGAGACGCAAAGGTGCAGGCTGGATTTGGCACTCATTCATACTCCCGCAGAGAAACACTACCCAAGCTCACGCCCGGTCAggctcgagaagctcgacaGACACAAAGTCTGTCCACCTCTCCCAACACCCGATCCTTTTACAAGCCCAACTCGACAGTTGCCTCAATTGCTGCCAGTTTGCCACGGACGCTTGCCGGCATGGTATCTGCCTCGCCGCCTGATCGTCCTGTACGAAAGCGACCTAGTCCTGCGGAGACCATCCTCAGCAGCTTCGCACCTAGCGCTATCACTTGGGGTAGCTCAACCGTGTTTCGTGCTAAGGCCGCTGCTCCAAAAACAGCTCCTGGGACAGTCCGCACATCTCAATCCAATGATGGCCGGGTCAAACGTAGTTTCTACTCTATGGTTCCCATAGCTGTATCATGCGTTCCAGAGGATCAAGGGCTctttgacgatgatggctggATGCCGACTTCTCTCATCGAACCCCAGCGTAGAGAGCTCTACACTCACTACCGCTATTCATATGCCGAATTGCTCCAGACGTGGGGTCAATCTCTGTCTCGTCTTGAGATCCTCAAGTTTAATGTTCTCAAAGACGAACGCCTCTataacaataacaacaactgGAACAGCAACGACTCCGACTGCACCGACCTTGATCCTACTCCCCGCGGCTCACGGCACTACCCAACCGGTGCCTCCTCGCCCGTGATGGGCTTCGGTGGCCGCCACGAGCTATTCCAAAACCTCCTGGCAACGGGACGCGGTTTGGATGTGACTGGCCTCTGCCGCATCCACGAAATCCAACTCGACCCTGTCGAATATCACCGCCCCGCCAACGGGCACGTCGGTGGAGCAGTGGGCATCTGCCCTCGTTGCTTCCCCGAAAGCGCCTACGGCAGTAAGATCCCACAAACTCAGCTCCGCTGCGTCTACTGCCTCGAGCCCGTCGCCTCTGTGTATTCTCCCTGCCTATCCTGCGGCTGCGTCTGCCACGCCTCCTGCCGGGCAGACTGGCACGCCATGGGCGAAACCGAATGCCCGGCCGGCGACGAGTGCAACTGCGTAGAGGACGCCTTCAACGGCCAAGTTGAGTCCTGGAGCGCGCTCCAAGCAGCAATATCCCATttccctcccgtcccctcACCCGtttcctccccaccccaagCCCACCCCCCCACTCGTGTGATGACAACCTCGGAGAGAACCATCGCCTCCCTCAAGAAAGCCGTCGGGGTaggtagcagcagcagcgcgtCACTCCCTGCCCGCTCCCGACGTAAATCCGCACCGACAGAACTGTCAAAATTCCAACTCAAAACCGGgatcccccccccttctcaacccCTACCGCCGGGTAGACCTAACCTGAGGAGAATGCAAACCAACACCGGGTCATCCTACGCGCAGAATTCAGAAGATGAGACGTCTTACCCCTCCCCGGCGCATTTAGACAGGGAAAGCGGCAAGGACTGGGAGCACATTGTCTCTATCCCGTCAGTCACCATCACGAGGGCAAGCAACAATGGGAGTAGCGGCGGGAGCAGTGTTGCGAGCACGGCAACGACGGGGAGTGGGTTTTTGGCGGGGGCGATGAATATGGGATACAGTatgggatttgggggttATGGGAGCAAGCCGCCGGTGCAGGGGGATGAGCCGATCAGTGCGGCGAGGTTGAGTCTGGGGAATCGGCTGATGAGGAGTTTGCAGGGGGCGGGTTCGAGTGtgcggggtggtggtggtgaggtgagagATGGCGGGAGTGTGAGatcacaacagcagcagcagcagcagcagggggaggaagggggtagTGGTATTAGTGCTTttgcgaggaggaagagtggGAGTGTGATTTGGAAGAACTCCTGA
- a CDS encoding hypothetical protein (EggNog:ENOG503P0BQ; COG:Q): MPSPSQLRLAAARLSRPPGSYAYRLSGTPQIFKSEPPPACASRTGSLNHTTFLSVKQQAAKMSTMQASHGHNQACCNIPPVVSKGYSAKGSYEEIDGFKTYVTGPSTAKKGILVIYDIFGYFEQTLQGADILATSSSEEYKVVIPDWFKGEPCPIEWYPPNTEEKQKNLGAFFGKNPPPGVAGKLPEYVKALKEKTGVQEWAILGFCWGGKVVSLVTSGDQNPFVVGAECHPAMVDPKEAEGIKIPLILLASKEEPEDKVKEFEETLKVAKHVETFKDQIHGWMAARSDLSDARVKEEYIRGYKTVLDFFAKNWKA, translated from the exons ATGCCTTCACCAAGCCAGCTCCGTCTCGCAGCCGCCCGGCTCTCCCGTCCTCCTGGCTCTTATGCTTATCGTTTGTCCGGCACCCCCCAGATCTTCAAATCCGAACCTCCTCCTGCGTGTGCCTCTAGAACTGGCTCGTTGAATCACACAACATTTCTCTCTGTAAAACAGCAAGCCGCCAAGATGTCCACCATGCAAGCCTCCCACGGCCACAACCAGGCCTGCTGCAACATCCCTCCTGTTGTCTCCAAGGGTTACTCTGCCAAGGGTAGCTACGAGGAGATTGATGGCTTCAAGACTT ACGTAACTggcccctccaccgccaaaaagggcatcctcgtcatctACGACATCTTCGGCTACTTTGAGCAAACCCTCCAAGGCGCCGACATCCTCgccacttcttcctcggaAGAATACAAAGTCGTCATCCCCGATTGGTTCAAAGGCGAGCCCTGCCCCATCGAGTGGTATCCCCCCAACACGGaagagaagcaaaagaaCCTTGGCGCCTTCTTCGGCAAAAACCCGCCTCCCGGCGTGGCCGGCAAGCTCCCTGAGTATGTCAAGGCTCTGAAGGAGAAGACGGGGGTGCAGGAGTGGGCTATTTTGGGT TTCTGCTGGGGCGGGAAGGTTGTGTCTCTCGTGACGTCTGGGGATCAGAATCCTTTTGTTGTCGGCGCAGAGTGCCATCCTGCTATGGTTGACCCtaaggaggcggaggggatCAAGATCCCGCTTATTTTGCTTGCGTCCAaggaggagccggaggacaaggtcaaggagtttgaggagacGCTCAAGGTGGCGAAGCATGTCGAGACGTTCAAGGACCAGATCCACGGGtggatggcggcgaggagtGATCTGAGCGATgcgagggtgaaggaggagtaTATCAGGGGATATAAGACGGTGTTGGACTTCTTTGCGAAGAACTGGAAGGCGTGA
- a CDS encoding hypothetical protein (COG:S; EggNog:ENOG503P750) has product MARHGDEQLDMDQIDMSMTFSPAHEVGISCGTVTIDPGRAKVLIIWNNRLQIHQLPKGRRNVEEHWFDTALRETHEETGFTATPLALKVPTRAQLPKRALPNKGKGYKKPEILWDHVSREFIGTCSYPDPQSKSPSFKTVYYWAATCDSNSTPDKDTQDEGENLVPKWIDLVDIEKFLRFGAEVAVVKKAVADMKRSGHKIGEQ; this is encoded by the coding sequence aTGGCTCGCCATGGTGATGAGCAGTTGGATATGGACCAGATTGACATGAGCATGACATTTAGTCCGGCGCACGAGGTTGGAATATCCTGCGGCACCGTAACAATCGACCCTGGGAGAGCGAAGGTCCTCATCATCTGGAACAACCGCCTTCAGATCCATCAGCTCCCGAAAGGCAGAAGGAACGTTGAAGAGCACTGGTTCGACACAGCCCTCAGGGAGACGCACGAGGAGACCGGGTTTACGGCTACGCCTTTGGCACTCAAGGTTCCCACGAGAGCCCAACTGCCGAAAAGGGCCCTCCccaacaagggcaagggctACAAGAAGCCAGAGATTCTTTGGGACCACGTTAGCAGGGAGTTCATCGGGACATGCTCCTACCCCGATCCTCAGTCCAAGTCACCATCCTTCAAGACGGTGTACTACTGGGCAGCGACATGTGACTCCAACTCGACTCCCGATAAGGACACgcaggatgagggagagaaCCTGGTGCCAAAATGGATCGACCTGGTTGATATCGAGAAGTTTCTTCGATTCGGGGCTGAGGTTGCcgtggtgaagaaggcggtGGCGGACATGAAGCGGTCCGGCCATAAGATTGGCGAACAGTGA
- a CDS encoding hypothetical protein (EggNog:ENOG503NW18; COG:E; COG:I), whose product MATPSTSRALLRTATPRTVLSVPRRQFGRLSKAILGCPSLTTSPRPLSTPLPTSSYLLQTTRHYASSKHPEGFTPPTPADLSELRTTVQEFVRRSLPETLASETDKSNQFPPDMWLKLGEAGLLGITADPAVGGLGLGYQAHCIVMEELSRASGSIALSYAAHSQLCVNQLQLNGSKEQKEKFLPDLIAGTKVGALAMSESGSGSDVVSMRTRAKEVDGGYVLNGSKMWITNGPDADIVIVYAKTVPDGGSKGITAFIVETDKAEGFECLRKLDKMGMRGSNTGELVFENVFVPKENVLGKVNGGVRVLMEGLDLERLVLSAGPLGLMQAALDVALPYAHGRKQFGTPIAQFQFMQGKLADMYTKLQASRAYTYATAKAVDEQADIRTQDCAGAILYAAERATECALDAIQILGGMGYTEEMPASRILRDAKLYEIGAGTSEVRRMVIGRAFNKEYAHLAN is encoded by the coding sequence ATGGCAACCCCTTCCACATCCCGCGCGCTGTTGCGCACAGCAACCCCCCGAACCGTCCTCTCAGTTCCCCGCCGCCAGTTTGGCCGTCTGTCCAAAGCCATCCTCGGTTGCCCCTCCTTaacaacctccccaagaCCGCTCTCAACGCCCTTACCAACATCCTCatacctcctccaaaccacCCGCCACTATGCCTCCTCCAAACACCCCGAGGGCTTCACCCCCCCAACGCCCGCCGACCTCTCCGAACTCCGCACCACAGTGCAAGAATTCGTCCGCCGCTCCCTCCCCGAAACCCTCGCGTCCGAAACCGACAAGTCCAACCAGTTCCCCCCCGACATGTGGCTCAAGCTGGGAGAGGCCGGTCTGCTAGGTATAACCGCCGACCCTGCCGTCGGCGGCCTAGGCCTGGGTTACCAAGCCCACTGCATCGTCATGGAGGAGCTCTCCCGCGCTTCGGGGTCCATCGCCCTCTCCTATGCTGCCCACTCCCAGCTGTGCGTCAACCAGCTTCAGCTTAATGGCTCAAaggaacaaaaagaaaagttcTTGCCTGATCTGATTGCGGGGACAAAGGTTGGCGCCCTGGCCATGAGTGAGAGCGGGTCGGGCAGTGATGTTGTTTCTATGCGGACGAGAGCTAAGGAGGTGGACGGGGGTTACGTCCTAAACGGAAGCAAAATGTGGATCACCAATGGCCCAGACGCAGACATAGTTATTGTCTACGCCAAGACTGTGCCTGATGGGGGATCAAAGGGCATCACGGCATTCATCGTCGAAACGGACAAGGCAGAGGGCTTCGAGTGCCTGAGGAAGCTGGACAAGATGGGCATGAGGGGTTCCAACACGGGAGAGCTCGTGTTTGAGAATGTCTTCGTCCCCAAGGAGAACGTCCTGGGCAAAGTCAACGGCGGGGTTAGGGTTCTGATGGAGGGACTGGACCTCGAGAGATTGGTTCTTTCTGCTGGACCACTGGGCTTGATGCAGGCCGCTTTGGACGTTGCGCTGCCCTATGCCCACGGCCGCAAGCAGTTCGGCACGCCTATCGCCCAGTTCCAGTTTATGCAAGGGAAGCTGGCCGACATGTACACCAAGCTCCAGGCCTCGAGGGCATACACCTATGCCACGGCCAAGGCGGTTGACGAGCAGGCCGATATCCGCACCCAGGACTGCGCAGGTGCCATCCTCTATGCCGCGGAAAGGGCGACCGAGTGCGCGCTGGATGCGATCCAAATCCTGGGCGGAATGGGCTACACGGAGGAGATGCCCGCTTCGAGAATCTTGCGGGATGCGAAGCTGTATGAGATTGGAGCGGGAACATCCGAGGTCAGGCGGATGGTGATCGGGCGTGCCTTCAACAAGGAGTATGCCCATCTGGCCAACTAG